One stretch of Microbacterium faecale DNA includes these proteins:
- a CDS encoding IclR family transcriptional regulator, which produces MADAGSSEPRAAGEIQAVDRAAQILRLFGPERPRLTAAEAAELLQLNRTTTYRYCVSLVAAGLLERGGESGTFVPGALLVQLGAFAIGRRQVVDLASAHMRSLSVDTGLTSVLSLWGSMGPVVSRVEEESARSVVVTVRVGTQLSLASAQAKIFLAHQSDRDRAERLLAVLPDELRAEVGREIRELGAPDDIAVGIDGLGIHAIAAPVFDEYSVCASLALIGTNDMLPFDVNTEIAARLREAASALSREMGSAIPTAD; this is translated from the coding sequence GTGGCAGATGCAGGAAGCAGTGAGCCGAGAGCCGCTGGCGAGATTCAGGCGGTGGACCGTGCGGCGCAGATCCTCCGCCTCTTCGGTCCGGAGCGGCCGCGACTCACGGCCGCGGAGGCTGCCGAGTTGCTTCAGTTGAACCGCACGACGACCTACAGATATTGCGTTTCACTTGTCGCGGCCGGCTTGCTCGAGCGGGGGGGAGAGTCCGGGACCTTCGTGCCGGGTGCGCTTCTGGTGCAGCTGGGCGCGTTCGCCATCGGGCGTCGGCAGGTCGTCGATCTCGCATCCGCTCACATGAGGAGCTTGAGCGTCGACACGGGACTGACCAGTGTTCTGAGCCTGTGGGGTTCCATGGGGCCGGTCGTTTCGCGGGTGGAAGAGGAGTCGGCGCGTTCCGTCGTCGTAACGGTGCGTGTGGGGACCCAGTTGTCACTCGCATCGGCGCAGGCGAAGATCTTCCTCGCGCATCAGAGTGACCGTGATCGTGCGGAGCGACTGTTGGCCGTGCTGCCGGATGAGTTGCGCGCGGAGGTGGGGCGTGAGATCCGCGAACTGGGTGCGCCCGACGACATCGCGGTGGGCATCGACGGCCTCGGCATTCACGCGATCGCGGCTCCGGTATTCGATGAGTACAGCGTCTGTGCGAGCCTCGCGCTGATCGGCACGAACGACATGCTCCCCTTCGACGTGAATACGGAGATCGCCGCGCGGCTGCGCGAGGCGGCGTCGGCGCTGAGTCGGGAGATGGGCAGCGCCATACCGACGGCTGACTGA
- a CDS encoding carboxymuconolactone decarboxylase family protein, whose protein sequence is MTPRLPRISPEAMTAEQREIYAKFSSGDRVGSKSAFSLVHPDGGLIGPPSAWLLSPPLAHIFEQAGGAMRFALQLSERAREIALLLHAFERDCAFEIYAHRMAGRAAGLTDGEIEGLASRTPPALNTPEEHAVFHATLALLDHRRLNDDEYAEAVGALGERGLFELVSLIGHYDLVAMQLTVFELEPPTE, encoded by the coding sequence ATGACTCCGCGACTTCCGCGTATCAGCCCAGAAGCGATGACTGCCGAGCAGCGTGAGATCTATGCGAAGTTCTCCTCCGGCGATCGCGTCGGATCCAAGAGTGCCTTCTCGCTCGTCCACCCCGACGGCGGACTGATCGGGCCACCAAGTGCGTGGCTGCTCAGCCCTCCACTCGCTCACATCTTCGAGCAGGCCGGCGGGGCGATGCGCTTTGCCTTGCAGCTTTCGGAGCGTGCGCGGGAGATCGCTCTCCTCCTGCACGCGTTCGAGCGCGACTGCGCGTTCGAGATCTACGCGCATCGCATGGCGGGTCGCGCAGCGGGACTGACCGATGGCGAGATCGAAGGACTCGCGTCCCGGACGCCGCCAGCTCTGAATACGCCCGAAGAGCACGCCGTCTTTCATGCCACGCTCGCGCTGCTCGACCACCGACGCCTGAACGACGACGAATACGCGGAGGCTGTCGGCGCGCTCGGGGAGCGAGGGCTGTTCGAGCTGGTCTCGCTCATCGGACACTACGACCTGGTCGCGATGCAGCTGACCGTCTTCGAGTTGGAGCCGCCGACGGAGTGA
- a CDS encoding ATP-binding cassette domain-containing protein: MRLEAKRVSKTFRSRRGGHAVSAVKEASFVAQPGQFVAIVGESGSGKSTLARLLLYLIEPTSGSVELDGAPVNRRDRAAAISYRRNVQAVLQDPAGSLNPRKRIDQTIGEVIRLHDIARRAADVRRKTEEVLDIVGMSPAERFLDRYPHELSGGQRQRVLIARAIALNPKIIVADEAISALDASVKAGVLKVMVDLKERLGVGYVFITHDLPVVRKVADYVYVMKAGEIVEHGEKDKIFDSPAHPYTRMLLDSAPVLPSHRPPAHEEGIR, from the coding sequence ATGCGTCTTGAAGCGAAGCGTGTATCGAAGACCTTCCGGAGCCGGCGTGGCGGCCACGCCGTCTCCGCGGTGAAGGAAGCAAGTTTCGTGGCGCAGCCGGGGCAGTTCGTCGCCATCGTGGGCGAGAGCGGAAGCGGAAAGAGTACTTTGGCTCGTCTTCTTTTGTATCTCATTGAGCCCACCAGCGGCAGCGTCGAGCTCGACGGCGCACCCGTCAACCGGCGTGACCGGGCCGCGGCGATCTCGTATCGGCGAAACGTCCAAGCCGTCTTGCAGGATCCCGCCGGCTCGCTGAACCCCCGCAAACGGATCGATCAGACGATCGGCGAGGTGATACGGCTGCACGACATCGCTCGTCGCGCGGCCGACGTCCGGCGGAAGACGGAGGAGGTCCTGGACATCGTCGGGATGTCGCCGGCCGAACGGTTCCTCGACCGCTACCCGCATGAGCTCAGCGGCGGTCAGCGCCAGCGTGTGCTCATCGCCCGAGCGATCGCTCTCAATCCCAAGATCATCGTCGCTGACGAGGCGATCTCCGCGCTGGACGCGTCTGTGAAGGCCGGCGTCTTGAAGGTGATGGTCGATCTCAAGGAGCGTCTCGGCGTGGGTTACGTCTTCATCACCCACGACCTGCCGGTCGTGCGCAAGGTAGCCGACTACGTGTACGTGATGAAGGCCGGGGAGATCGTCGAGCACGGAGAGAAGGACAAGATCTTCGACAGCCCCGCTCACCCCTATACGCGCATGCTGCTTGATTCGGCACCCGTGCTGCCGTCCCACCGGCCTCCCGCGCATGAGGAAGGAATACGATGA
- a CDS encoding ABC transporter ATP-binding protein, with the protein MHDAEQIDPLLAVRDLRVTLPTGDRSEVEAVTSVALSVADGERVGIVGESGSGKSVTGRAIAGLLPTSPRVRVEGSIRIEGREMVGAAPAAWNGIRTKTVGMIFQDPLTFLNPTMKVGDQVAESIPRSRAGRRDEVRHFLAQAGLEDVENLERRFPHELSGGMRQRVLIAIAIAKRPTLIIADEPTTALDATVQRKVLATLDEAVRTLHTSLILISHDIAVVSEMTDRVYVMYNGRVVESGTTSQVLHAPEHRYTRALLTSVRSLSDDGTPLYSIPPDLRRSLSEEVGHAS; encoded by the coding sequence GTGCACGACGCGGAACAGATTGATCCGCTCCTTGCGGTGCGGGATCTGCGAGTCACGCTGCCCACCGGTGACCGATCGGAAGTGGAGGCGGTCACATCCGTGGCGCTGTCCGTCGCTGATGGTGAGCGCGTCGGCATCGTCGGCGAGTCCGGCTCGGGGAAGTCGGTGACGGGCCGTGCCATCGCGGGCTTGCTCCCCACCTCGCCCCGCGTGCGCGTGGAGGGGTCGATTCGAATCGAGGGTCGCGAGATGGTCGGCGCAGCGCCTGCCGCGTGGAACGGCATCCGGACCAAGACCGTCGGCATGATCTTCCAGGATCCGCTCACCTTCCTGAACCCGACGATGAAGGTCGGCGATCAGGTCGCAGAGTCGATTCCGCGCTCGCGGGCAGGCCGACGCGACGAGGTTCGGCATTTTCTTGCGCAGGCCGGGCTGGAGGACGTCGAGAACCTCGAACGTCGCTTCCCTCACGAGCTCAGTGGGGGCATGCGCCAGCGCGTGCTCATCGCGATTGCGATCGCAAAGCGCCCGACGTTGATCATCGCTGATGAACCGACGACCGCTCTCGACGCCACCGTCCAACGCAAGGTTCTCGCCACCCTTGACGAGGCCGTGCGGACGCTTCACACGTCGTTGATTCTCATCTCGCACGACATCGCGGTCGTCTCCGAGATGACCGATCGTGTCTACGTGATGTACAACGGTCGAGTCGTCGAGTCCGGGACGACGTCTCAGGTTCTCCACGCTCCGGAGCATCGCTACACACGGGCGCTCCTGACGAGCGTGCGCAGCCTGAGCGATGATGGAACCCCGCTGTACTCGATCCCGCCCGACTTGCGGCGGTCCCTCTCTGAGGAGGTGGGACATGCGTCTTGA
- a CDS encoding ABC transporter permease yields the protein MSTTEDTAAEATGGRIPLTEPIAARRTRRSSPWRVFLRQPSTIAFLIVLAVLAVLSFIGPYFVGSPVDTGSPVLKAPNADHLMGTDMLGRDYFARVVNGGRISLFVGFGVAFLCMTIGLVIGGLAGFYGGFLDAALVKIAEFFQVLPGLVLALVAAALLGSNMWILVVILAITMWPAVARIVRAEAMRISQLGYVESAEAAGFRGIRIIWSDVMPNAMPPALVATSMTVGRAILIESGLAYLGIGDANNPSWGALLNSAQGYMQTGWWLAVFPGLLIFAAVLAVNILGDRLNDALNPTVGRVK from the coding sequence ATGAGCACCACCGAAGACACGGCCGCCGAAGCGACAGGCGGTCGCATCCCGCTCACCGAGCCGATCGCTGCTCGACGCACGAGGCGCTCATCCCCGTGGCGGGTGTTTCTTCGCCAGCCGTCGACGATCGCTTTCCTCATCGTGCTCGCCGTTCTTGCGGTGCTGTCGTTCATCGGCCCCTATTTCGTGGGAAGCCCGGTGGATACCGGCAGCCCGGTCCTCAAGGCACCGAACGCGGACCACCTGATGGGAACCGACATGCTCGGCCGCGATTACTTCGCGCGTGTCGTCAACGGCGGCCGCATCTCGCTCTTCGTAGGGTTCGGCGTCGCATTCCTCTGCATGACGATCGGCCTCGTGATCGGCGGACTTGCCGGATTCTACGGAGGGTTCTTGGACGCCGCCCTCGTCAAGATCGCGGAGTTCTTCCAAGTGCTGCCCGGACTGGTGCTCGCACTCGTCGCCGCGGCCCTACTCGGCTCCAATATGTGGATCCTCGTTGTCATTCTCGCGATTACGATGTGGCCAGCTGTCGCTCGTATCGTCCGCGCGGAAGCGATGCGGATCTCGCAGCTCGGGTATGTCGAGTCTGCGGAGGCAGCCGGCTTCCGCGGGATCCGCATCATCTGGTCGGATGTGATGCCGAACGCGATGCCACCAGCACTCGTTGCGACGAGCATGACCGTGGGCCGGGCGATCCTCATCGAATCCGGCCTGGCATACCTGGGAATCGGCGACGCCAACAACCCGAGTTGGGGTGCGCTGTTGAACTCGGCGCAGGGATATATGCAGACCGGGTGGTGGCTCGCCGTGTTCCCCGGTCTGCTGATCTTTGCTGCGGTGCTCGCCGTGAACATCCTCGGCGACCGCCTGAACGACGCGCTCAATCCGACGGTCGGGCGAGTGAAGTGA
- a CDS encoding ABC transporter permease: protein MRAFVFYVAKLLLSSFVLFIVVLTVLFFLLELAPGDPVQTLVGDAPISPQFEAQINAAYGLDLPSWQRYFIYIGNVLSGNLGYSFGTNNEPVLGLILSRAWNTLALGGPAFIISTAGGILLGSIAARTRRKWLDGGISGGAVALFSIPNFWFGMVLIMVFALWLGWFPTQGKSPYGQDGIAWQYAVLPVITMATTELAYKARIMRSSMIEALGQDFIDTARSKGLSAQSVLWRHALPNALLPMVTVAGYSLGFLFAGSALVESVFGWPGMGLLLVDAIHQQNNMVVLGVVIVLTVTIIIVNILTDIVYGLVDPRLRGRFARKPSVKVPDQEVSV, encoded by the coding sequence ATGAGGGCGTTCGTGTTCTACGTCGCCAAGCTGCTGTTGTCGTCGTTCGTGCTGTTCATCGTGGTGCTGACGGTGCTGTTCTTCCTTCTGGAGCTGGCTCCCGGTGATCCGGTGCAGACGCTCGTCGGTGACGCCCCGATCTCGCCGCAGTTCGAAGCCCAGATCAACGCGGCATACGGCCTCGACCTCCCGTCGTGGCAGCGCTACTTCATCTACATCGGCAACGTGCTGAGCGGAAATCTCGGCTACTCGTTCGGAACGAACAACGAGCCGGTGCTCGGGCTCATCCTCTCGCGCGCCTGGAACACGCTCGCGCTGGGCGGACCGGCCTTCATCATTTCGACGGCGGGCGGCATCTTGCTCGGCTCGATCGCCGCACGCACGCGCCGCAAGTGGCTCGATGGTGGGATCTCCGGCGGTGCCGTCGCGCTGTTCTCGATCCCCAACTTCTGGTTCGGGATGGTCCTGATCATGGTCTTCGCGCTCTGGCTGGGCTGGTTCCCGACCCAAGGGAAGAGCCCATACGGACAGGACGGCATCGCGTGGCAGTACGCCGTGCTGCCGGTCATCACGATGGCGACGACGGAACTGGCCTACAAGGCCCGAATCATGCGTTCATCGATGATCGAAGCGCTCGGCCAGGACTTCATCGACACCGCACGCTCGAAGGGGCTATCTGCACAGTCCGTCCTGTGGCGTCACGCTCTGCCGAACGCGCTGTTGCCAATGGTGACGGTGGCGGGGTACAGCTTGGGGTTCCTTTTCGCCGGCTCCGCGCTCGTGGAGAGCGTGTTCGGCTGGCCCGGGATGGGACTTCTCCTCGTCGACGCCATCCACCAGCAGAACAACATGGTGGTGCTCGGTGTCGTGATCGTCCTGACAGTCACGATCATCATCGTGAACATCCTCACGGACATCGTCTACGGGCTCGTCGATCCACGCCTGCGAGGCCGGTTCGCGCGGAAGCCCTCCGTGAAAGTTCCCGACCAGGAGGTGTCGGTATGA
- a CDS encoding nuclear transport factor 2 family protein translates to MRFFPQSSGAYREGWTNSDPAGLPIIPTHFTPDDAGTPIPDVERVTAFGPEPAQALARRIARLNSEDDVRNLQHAWGYYLDRRMWTDAEELFTADGRMIVDGTEYQGRGGIRQALELMGPEGLTDGVLNDHVIFDTVVEVQSNGRDARSRGIQLGLLAAGDGAGQWEFSAFESIARKIDGVWQLQEISVTTLARADYDRGWGDGRDVCRHARLAPPRRLERRVLTGPASAEGDDATEDAPVLADLERRLSRSRAYDAVENISAAYGYHLDDFQWPRMAALFATRGHKQSPFVGYYVGKDRILEAATAAHGAPRALDARRERLVVHWRPQSVILVSHDARSATLRTRLFQSRTAPEILREWTGLHSGSYANDQAVLEDGVWRLWSITIDEYYFMSPSWSGGWASALPRASNAPNPPTRPWAEACPPDIPLSAIGDRARGFRGGPGKALQWPEIVPMWFHYRNLVSGRVPENYWPDCVPGAVAPELSMVAHGYEMPPTGPAGEGRDGHRRDEPLTGSDQREVVGDDEHGESHAA, encoded by the coding sequence GTGCGGTTCTTCCCGCAGTCAAGCGGGGCCTACCGTGAGGGGTGGACGAACTCCGACCCGGCCGGACTGCCGATCATCCCGACGCATTTCACGCCGGACGACGCTGGAACGCCGATACCGGACGTTGAGCGGGTGACGGCCTTCGGACCGGAGCCGGCTCAGGCGCTTGCGAGGCGCATCGCCCGGCTCAACTCCGAAGACGACGTCCGAAATCTCCAGCACGCGTGGGGGTACTACCTCGATCGCAGGATGTGGACCGACGCCGAGGAGCTCTTCACCGCTGACGGACGAATGATCGTCGATGGCACGGAGTACCAGGGACGAGGCGGGATCCGCCAGGCCCTGGAACTCATGGGCCCCGAGGGGCTGACCGACGGCGTGCTCAACGACCACGTCATCTTCGACACGGTAGTGGAAGTCCAGTCGAACGGCCGGGACGCCCGCTCCCGCGGCATCCAGCTGGGGCTGCTCGCCGCCGGAGACGGGGCGGGGCAGTGGGAGTTCTCGGCGTTCGAGAGCATTGCTCGCAAGATCGATGGGGTCTGGCAGCTCCAGGAGATCTCGGTGACGACCCTCGCGCGCGCTGACTACGATCGCGGTTGGGGCGATGGGCGGGACGTGTGTCGTCATGCTCGTCTGGCACCGCCACGACGCCTCGAGCGGCGTGTGCTCACGGGTCCGGCGTCGGCGGAGGGCGACGATGCGACCGAGGACGCCCCCGTGCTCGCCGATCTCGAACGGCGCCTGTCGCGCTCTCGTGCGTACGACGCAGTCGAGAACATCTCGGCGGCGTACGGGTACCACCTCGATGACTTCCAGTGGCCCCGAATGGCGGCACTCTTCGCCACTCGAGGACACAAGCAGAGTCCGTTCGTCGGCTACTACGTGGGGAAAGACCGAATTCTCGAAGCGGCCACGGCCGCGCACGGCGCGCCGCGCGCCCTCGATGCACGACGGGAGCGCCTCGTCGTCCACTGGCGACCACAGAGCGTCATTCTCGTCTCCCACGATGCCCGTTCCGCGACCCTGCGGACGCGGCTCTTCCAATCGCGAACCGCCCCGGAGATCCTCCGCGAATGGACCGGCTTACACAGCGGCAGCTACGCGAACGACCAAGCGGTGCTCGAGGACGGCGTGTGGCGCCTGTGGAGTATCACGATCGACGAGTACTACTTCATGTCGCCGAGCTGGTCGGGCGGCTGGGCGTCAGCACTTCCTCGCGCATCGAATGCGCCGAATCCTCCGACCCGGCCCTGGGCCGAGGCCTGCCCGCCGGACATTCCTCTGTCGGCGATCGGCGACCGCGCGCGGGGCTTTCGCGGAGGCCCCGGAAAAGCGCTGCAGTGGCCGGAGATCGTACCCATGTGGTTCCACTATCGGAACCTCGTCAGCGGGCGCGTTCCGGAAAACTACTGGCCGGACTGCGTCCCCGGTGCGGTGGCACCCGAGCTGAGTATGGTCGCGCACGGATACGAGATGCCACCGACGGGCCCCGCGGGAGAGGGACGTGACGGTCATAGGCGAGACGAGCCTCTCACGGGTTCGGATCAGCGAGAGGTCGTCGGTGACGATGAGCACGGAGAATCGCATGCAGCGTGA
- a CDS encoding A/G-specific adenine glycosylase: MRSRRLADVLVPWYRQTARELPWRRSGFGAWGTLVSEFMLQQTPVARVIPMLEAWLERWPTPDALAGASPAEAVTQWANLGYPRRALWLHRAAVEIRDRHDGVVPRDVDELLSLTGVGDYTARAVAVFAYGDRHPVVDTNSRRVIARAIHGRTHPDAAHRRDLDEMSGLLPHADIDAAVMNAAMMELGQVVCTARSPRCDVCPVRDMCAWVAAGSPWTADTRRKQARYEGSDRQARGLVLKALRDAAPDPLPEEALLTSWHDPRQRDRALASLYDDGLIEPDGDLVHLPRR; encoded by the coding sequence ATGCGTTCTCGCCGCCTCGCCGACGTCCTCGTCCCCTGGTACCGGCAGACGGCGCGCGAGCTTCCCTGGCGGCGCAGCGGGTTCGGTGCCTGGGGCACACTCGTGAGCGAGTTCATGCTGCAGCAGACGCCCGTCGCACGGGTGATTCCGATGCTCGAAGCATGGCTCGAGCGCTGGCCGACCCCCGACGCATTGGCAGGGGCCTCGCCCGCAGAGGCCGTCACTCAGTGGGCGAACCTCGGGTACCCACGACGCGCGCTCTGGCTGCACCGGGCGGCCGTCGAGATCCGCGACCGTCACGACGGGGTCGTCCCCCGCGACGTCGACGAACTGCTCTCACTCACCGGCGTCGGTGACTACACGGCACGCGCGGTCGCGGTGTTCGCCTACGGCGACCGCCATCCCGTCGTCGACACCAACTCGCGACGGGTGATCGCACGAGCCATTCACGGCCGCACCCACCCCGACGCCGCACACCGTCGCGATCTCGACGAGATGTCAGGCCTTCTCCCCCACGCCGACATCGACGCCGCCGTCATGAACGCGGCCATGATGGAACTCGGTCAGGTGGTGTGCACGGCTCGCTCACCGCGCTGCGACGTCTGCCCCGTGCGCGATATGTGCGCGTGGGTCGCTGCGGGATCGCCCTGGACAGCGGACACCCGCCGCAAGCAGGCGAGGTACGAAGGCAGCGACCGTCAGGCGCGCGGCCTGGTGCTGAAGGCACTGCGTGATGCCGCGCCCGATCCGCTGCCCGAAGAAGCGCTGCTCACCAGCTGGCACGACCCGCGCCAACGCGACCGCGCTCTCGCGTCGCTCTACGACGACGGCCTCATCGAGCCGGACGGAGACCTCGTTCACCTCCCCCGCCGCTGA
- the rbfA gene encoding 30S ribosome-binding factor RbfA, which translates to MAGSERQARVADRIRVVLSERLQRGLRDPRLGFVTITDVRVTGDLQHASVFYTVYGTDEEREGSAVALKAATGLLRSEVGRKLNTRLTPTLEFISDALPEEASHMTELLRQARERDEQVHGLAAGAQYAGDEDPYKHES; encoded by the coding sequence ATGGCCGGTTCAGAACGGCAGGCACGCGTCGCCGACCGCATTCGCGTGGTCCTCTCGGAGCGCCTGCAGAGGGGGCTTCGGGATCCGCGCCTCGGCTTCGTCACGATCACCGACGTGCGCGTGACGGGGGACCTGCAGCACGCCAGCGTGTTCTACACCGTGTACGGCACCGACGAGGAGCGCGAGGGCTCCGCCGTCGCGCTCAAGGCCGCGACCGGCCTGCTCCGCAGTGAAGTCGGCCGCAAGCTCAACACCCGCCTCACGCCGACGCTCGAGTTCATCTCCGACGCGCTCCCTGAGGAGGCGTCGCACATGACTGAGCTGCTTCGTCAGGCGCGCGAGCGCGACGAACAGGTGCACGGGCTCGCCGCCGGTGCGCAGTACGCCGGCGACGAGGATCCGTACAAGCACGAATCGTAA
- the infB gene encoding translation initiation factor IF-2, which produces MAKPRVHEIAAEIGVDSKTALAKLKEIGEFVKSPSSTIEPPVARKLRAAFEAEGGAKPAEDKKPAAKPAPKAPQKATPATPGSAKPAPAAKPAPASKAAAPKASSAPSPGAVKPQAPKPAPSEAKPQGTSQPPRPGQARPGNNPYSSSQGMGQRPGGPRPGNNPYSSAQGMGQRPSPGNIPRPPKPQAPRPGAPKPGRPGGRGRPGAGGGRPGGAPFQQRPGAPGGGPGGGFRPGGGFAGRPGPGGRRGGTAGAFGKGGGKSRQRKSRRAKRQEFEMRQAPIVGGVKVPRGDGDTVIRMRRGASIADFAEKIEQMHGVPVPPGNLVTVLFHLGEMATATESLDESTFEVLGAEIGYKVEVVSPEDEDKELLGSFGLDLEQEQLDEDDEDLEIRPPVVTVMGHVDHGKTRLLDAIRNTTVTEAEAGGITQHIGAYQVWTEHDGHDRALTFIDTPGHEAFTAMRARGADVTDIAILVVAADDGIMPQTVEALNHAKAADVPIVVAVNKVDKPEANPAKVRSQLTEYGLIAEEYGGEVMFVDVSARENQGIQQLLDAVLLTADAGLDLRANPNKEARGIAIEAKLDKGRGSVATVLVQGGTLRVGDPIVAGTAFGRVRAMIDEHGERVQEAAPARPVQVQGLNSVPRAGDLFLVPEDDRTARQIAEKREAVERNAALAKARKRLSLEDFTKALEEGKVESLNLIIKGDVSGAVEALEESLMKIEVDDSVQLRIIHRGVGAITESDIDLATIDNAIVLGFNVRPDTKAREAAAREGVDVRFYNVIYNAIDDVESSLKGMLKPEFEEKQAGLAEVREVFRSSKVGNIAGVLVTSGTITRNAKARIIRDGVVLADGLAIESLRRFKDDVTEVRTDFEAGIGLGKYEDIQVGDEIETIEMVEKPRD; this is translated from the coding sequence GTGGCTAAACCACGCGTACATGAGATCGCGGCTGAGATTGGCGTCGACAGTAAGACGGCCCTCGCGAAGCTCAAGGAGATCGGCGAGTTCGTGAAGAGCCCGTCGTCGACGATCGAACCGCCGGTCGCGCGCAAGCTGCGCGCCGCGTTCGAAGCTGAGGGCGGCGCGAAGCCGGCCGAGGACAAGAAGCCGGCCGCCAAGCCGGCGCCCAAGGCGCCGCAGAAGGCGACCCCCGCGACGCCCGGTTCGGCAAAGCCGGCGCCCGCGGCAAAGCCGGCGCCCGCGTCGAAGGCGGCCGCCCCGAAGGCCTCCTCTGCCCCGTCGCCCGGTGCGGTGAAGCCGCAGGCGCCGAAGCCCGCCCCGAGCGAGGCGAAGCCGCAGGGCACGTCCCAGCCGCCCCGCCCAGGTCAGGCGCGCCCCGGCAACAACCCGTACTCCTCATCGCAGGGGATGGGTCAGCGCCCGGGCGGACCCCGCCCCGGCAACAACCCCTACTCCTCCGCGCAGGGCATGGGCCAGCGGCCGAGCCCTGGCAACATCCCGCGTCCGCCCAAGCCTCAGGCCCCGCGACCCGGTGCCCCCAAGCCGGGTCGTCCCGGCGGCCGGGGTCGTCCCGGTGCCGGCGGCGGCCGTCCCGGCGGCGCGCCGTTCCAGCAGCGTCCGGGGGCTCCCGGCGGCGGCCCCGGCGGAGGATTCCGCCCGGGCGGCGGCTTCGCCGGTCGTCCCGGACCCGGTGGCCGCCGCGGCGGCACGGCCGGTGCGTTCGGAAAGGGGGGCGGCAAGTCTCGGCAGCGTAAGTCGCGTCGCGCCAAGCGCCAAGAGTTCGAGATGCGCCAGGCGCCCATCGTCGGCGGCGTCAAGGTTCCGCGCGGCGACGGCGACACCGTCATCCGCATGCGGCGCGGCGCGTCGATCGCGGACTTCGCCGAGAAGATCGAGCAGATGCACGGAGTTCCGGTTCCTCCGGGAAACCTCGTGACAGTGCTGTTCCACCTCGGTGAGATGGCAACCGCGACCGAGTCGCTCGACGAGTCGACGTTTGAGGTGCTCGGCGCCGAGATCGGCTACAAGGTCGAGGTCGTCTCGCCGGAGGACGAAGACAAGGAGCTCCTCGGAAGCTTCGGTCTCGACCTCGAGCAGGAGCAGCTGGACGAGGACGACGAGGATCTCGAGATCCGTCCGCCCGTCGTGACCGTCATGGGTCACGTCGACCACGGTAAGACGCGTCTGCTCGATGCGATCCGTAACACCACCGTCACTGAGGCCGAGGCTGGCGGCATCACCCAGCACATCGGTGCCTACCAGGTGTGGACCGAGCACGACGGTCACGACCGCGCGCTCACCTTCATCGACACTCCGGGTCACGAGGCCTTCACGGCGATGCGTGCCCGTGGTGCCGACGTGACCGACATCGCGATCCTCGTGGTCGCGGCCGATGACGGCATCATGCCGCAGACGGTCGAGGCGTTGAACCACGCCAAGGCCGCGGATGTGCCGATCGTCGTCGCGGTCAACAAGGTCGACAAGCCCGAGGCGAACCCCGCAAAGGTTCGTTCGCAGCTCACCGAGTACGGTCTCATCGCGGAAGAGTACGGCGGCGAGGTCATGTTCGTCGACGTCTCGGCGCGTGAGAACCAGGGGATCCAGCAGCTCCTGGACGCCGTGCTGCTCACCGCTGACGCCGGTCTCGACCTTCGCGCGAACCCCAACAAGGAAGCACGCGGCATCGCGATCGAGGCGAAGCTCGACAAGGGACGCGGATCCGTCGCGACGGTCCTCGTTCAGGGCGGAACCCTCCGCGTCGGCGACCCGATCGTTGCGGGCACGGCCTTCGGCCGCGTGCGCGCGATGATCGACGAGCACGGCGAGCGCGTGCAGGAGGCGGCGCCCGCTCGGCCCGTCCAGGTTCAGGGACTCAACTCGGTGCCACGCGCCGGTGACCTGTTCCTCGTCCCCGAGGACGACCGCACGGCCCGTCAGATCGCTGAGAAGCGTGAAGCGGTCGAACGTAACGCGGCCCTCGCGAAGGCCCGCAAGCGCCTGTCTCTCGAGGACTTCACCAAGGCCCTCGAGGAAGGCAAGGTCGAGTCGCTCAACCTCATCATCAAGGGTGACGTCTCCGGTGCCGTCGAGGCGCTTGAGGAGTCCCTCATGAAGATCGAGGTCGATGACAGCGTGCAGCTGCGCATCATCCACCGCGGAGTCGGTGCCATCACGGAGAGCGACATCGACCTCGCCACGATCGACAACGCGATCGTGCTGGGCTTCAACGTTCGTCCCGACACGAAGGCCCGCGAGGCTGCTGCGCGTGAGGGCGTCGACGTGCGCTTCTACAACGTCATCTACAACGCGATCGACGACGTGGAATCCTCGCTCAAGGGCATGCTCAAGCCGGAGTTCGAAGAGAAGCAGGCCGGTCTGGCCGAGGTGCGGGAGGTCTTCCGCTCCTCGAAGGTCGGGAACATCGCCGGTGTGCTCGTCACAAGTGGAACGATCACGCGCAACGCCAAGGCGCGCATCATCCGCGATGGTGTCGTGCTCGCCGACGGTCTCGCGATCGAATCGCTGCGGCGATTCAAGGACGATGTCACCGAAGTCAGGACCGACTTCGAAGCCGGTATCGGCCTCGGCAAGTACGAGGACATCCAGGTCGGCGACGAGATCGAGACCATCGAGATGGTCGAGAAGCCGCGCGACTGA